A genomic stretch from Phycisphaerae bacterium includes:
- a CDS encoding M2 family metallopeptidase has protein sequence MFLLRTTLWAAAIMSISSSLSMADGPSSPAGSAAEREFRSLHDAYLEKFKPLFVRSAKAWWVANTTGSDEAYAEKKKAEAALVDLHSDKATFAKLKSLRDGGQVTDPVQKRLLEVMYLTFLPGQADPALQKKIVEIENDVEQIFNTHRSRVGGKELSENDVRQIVSDTKDSAQAREAWEGYMAVGQKIEGKLKEVVRLRNQLATSLGFKNFYVMKLELDEIGDDQLIRVFDELDSLTAGPFAQLKGEIDKVRAAKFGIDVKDLRPWHFGDLFFQEAPAMQALDLDEVFKDQDLLALTRDYYESMGLEVDDIIARSDLYEKPGKSPHAFSTDLDREGDVRTLCNLKKNAYWMDTLLHELGHAVYDKYIDKDVPFVLHEASHSITTEGFAMMIGAMCKNEDWLEKCRKLPPEKAVEVVAAARRELRAEKLIFSRWTQVMVRFERGMYDNPQQDLGKLWWDLKKKYQLLNPPETTSRPDYAAKIHIVTAPVYYHSYMMGDLFACQVHNEIAAEVLGVSDPTTTSFYGKKEAGDYLRKHIFGPGNLYSWNDLTKRATGEPLTAKFFAKQYVNR, from the coding sequence ATGTTCCTCTTGCGGACGACCCTCTGGGCGGCGGCGATTATGAGTATTTCTTCGTCACTATCGATGGCCGATGGGCCCAGTTCCCCGGCCGGTAGCGCGGCGGAGCGCGAATTCCGCTCCCTGCACGATGCTTATCTGGAGAAGTTCAAGCCACTGTTCGTGCGCTCCGCGAAGGCGTGGTGGGTGGCGAACACGACCGGGTCGGATGAGGCGTATGCGGAGAAGAAGAAGGCCGAGGCGGCGCTGGTCGATTTGCACAGCGACAAGGCGACGTTTGCGAAGCTCAAGAGCCTGCGCGACGGCGGGCAGGTGACTGATCCGGTGCAGAAGCGGCTCCTGGAGGTGATGTACCTCACGTTCCTGCCCGGCCAGGCGGATCCCGCGCTTCAGAAAAAAATCGTGGAGATCGAAAATGACGTCGAACAGATCTTCAACACGCATCGCAGTAGGGTCGGCGGCAAAGAACTGAGCGAGAACGATGTCCGCCAGATTGTCTCGGATACCAAGGATTCCGCGCAGGCCCGAGAGGCCTGGGAGGGCTACATGGCCGTCGGTCAGAAGATCGAGGGCAAGTTGAAGGAGGTTGTCCGGCTGCGGAATCAACTGGCGACGTCGCTGGGGTTCAAGAATTTTTACGTGATGAAGCTGGAGTTGGACGAGATCGGCGATGACCAGCTTATTCGGGTGTTTGATGAGCTCGATTCGTTGACGGCGGGACCGTTCGCGCAGCTCAAGGGCGAGATTGACAAGGTTCGTGCCGCAAAGTTCGGCATCGACGTGAAGGATTTGCGACCGTGGCATTTTGGCGACCTGTTTTTCCAGGAAGCCCCGGCCATGCAGGCGCTCGATTTGGATGAAGTGTTTAAGGACCAGGACCTACTGGCCCTGACGCGGGATTATTACGAGAGCATGGGGCTGGAGGTGGACGACATCATCGCCCGCAGCGACCTGTACGAGAAGCCCGGCAAGAGCCCGCACGCCTTCAGCACGGACCTGGACCGCGAGGGGGATGTGAGGACGCTGTGCAACCTCAAGAAGAATGCCTACTGGATGGACACGCTGCTGCACGAACTGGGCCACGCGGTCTATGACAAGTACATCGACAAGGACGTGCCGTTTGTTCTGCACGAGGCGTCACACAGCATCACGACTGAGGGGTTCGCGATGATGATCGGGGCGATGTGCAAGAACGAGGACTGGCTGGAGAAGTGCCGCAAGCTGCCGCCGGAGAAGGCGGTGGAAGTGGTCGCGGCGGCGCGGCGGGAACTCCGCGCGGAGAAGCTGATCTTCAGCCGCTGGACGCAGGTGATGGTGCGCTTCGAGCGCGGGATGTACGACAACCCGCAACAGGACCTGGGCAAGCTCTGGTGGGACCTCAAGAAAAAGTACCAACTGCTCAACCCGCCGGAGACGACGAGCCGGCCGGACTACGCCGCAAAGATTCACATCGTGACGGCACCGGTTTATTACCATAGCTACATGATGGGCGATCTTTTCGCGTGCCAGGTGCACAACGAGATCGCGGCGGAGGTGCTCGGCGTGAGCGATCCGACGACGACGAGTTTCTACGGCAAGAAGGAGGCGGGGGACTACCTGCGCAAACACATCTTCGGCCCGGGGAACCTGTATTCGTGGAACGACCTGACGAAGCGGGCGACGGGGGAGCCTCTGACGGCGAAGTTCTTTGCAAAGCAGTATGTGAATCGGTAG
- a CDS encoding O-antigen ligase family protein → MSKPQREDGQLTGFAAGDLTIFERLALLVLVALIPLRAVISETRTFEVARLLRHLDTPPGAMPATTTAIFAVILGAAVLVAAVRLWQGGRAYRWTGSELGIAVLAIAMTVSTARAGQKHLALTGSLDFLGLLLYLLTLRQLLVRPWHVRLVLIAILATGAMVAAKCAYQRWVEIPDTIQYYEEHKAEFTQDSGADDRSSGMLHDFEQRMRSGAVSGYFQHPNVLASYLILVIMTAAAVAQSRWRRRPVWTLIMPALIGVAAFAALYFAQSKGAAAACGVAILIWLFTSRFSDVIRRRPYAIAAAFWTAFAIAAVALVATLQARPESLGRSMLFRSFYWQGASTLIRDQGLWGIGADNFGRYFSRYKAVECPEDVEDPHSWPVKALAEWGAVGLTGMFAVFLGVSLRLAKGEGKPDRILLVGSHVVEADQAGGSIVLWTGAIGAIVFASWAALLAGSPQDFTILVLYLPAILWVISSITVSCESSASRFVANDVPGPMLTTLCAGMIGFLIHTGIDLAMFQGGAATTFFAIMAVALAVRDARWESTDRVVVPSPKKSAGVVVGAFGFVGIVLFVAFVVRPMAIAGAALQEARTSGKGNLWEEYQNSGGYQAYIRAIDAWPLDGTAVDELVEELTRRASTIEQVDFAAEYARMLQTRDPQNASTHHYLATLYFRRFSRTNDPADRDRSIASMLRAVEMYPTSPNRRLVLATLYEQFARLTDSPELRRLAAAELQNALDLDDRRIYVSAPNRLGAENRAAIQDRLSQLAVPTSQP, encoded by the coding sequence GTGAGCAAACCTCAACGCGAGGATGGCCAATTAACGGGATTCGCCGCCGGCGATCTGACAATCTTCGAACGCCTCGCACTTCTGGTATTGGTCGCGCTAATACCGCTTCGAGCCGTTATCTCCGAGACACGAACATTTGAGGTCGCCCGGCTGCTGCGCCATCTCGATACGCCGCCGGGGGCGATGCCCGCGACGACGACGGCGATCTTCGCGGTGATCCTCGGCGCTGCGGTGCTCGTCGCGGCAGTTCGGCTTTGGCAGGGCGGACGAGCCTATCGGTGGACGGGATCGGAGCTGGGTATCGCCGTTCTCGCGATCGCGATGACCGTCAGCACGGCCCGCGCGGGACAAAAGCACCTGGCGCTCACGGGCAGCCTCGATTTCCTGGGCTTGCTTCTCTATTTGCTGACCCTGCGGCAACTCCTTGTCCGACCGTGGCACGTGCGACTGGTGCTCATCGCCATCCTGGCTACCGGCGCAATGGTCGCCGCGAAGTGCGCTTATCAGCGCTGGGTCGAGATTCCCGACACCATTCAGTATTACGAGGAGCACAAGGCGGAGTTTACGCAGGACTCTGGAGCCGACGATCGTTCGTCTGGGATGCTACACGACTTCGAGCAGCGGATGCGCTCCGGCGCGGTCAGCGGCTATTTCCAGCACCCCAATGTCCTCGCCAGTTACCTGATCCTGGTCATCATGACGGCAGCGGCAGTTGCCCAGTCGCGCTGGCGTCGGCGACCCGTGTGGACACTGATTATGCCAGCACTGATCGGGGTTGCCGCGTTCGCCGCCCTGTACTTCGCCCAGAGCAAAGGCGCGGCGGCGGCCTGCGGCGTTGCAATACTCATCTGGCTTTTCACCAGCCGGTTTTCAGACGTGATTCGACGACGACCGTACGCGATCGCGGCGGCGTTTTGGACGGCGTTTGCCATTGCCGCCGTCGCGCTCGTTGCCACATTGCAGGCCAGACCGGAGTCGCTCGGGCGGTCGATGCTCTTTCGTTCGTTCTATTGGCAGGGTGCGTCGACCCTGATACGCGATCAAGGCCTTTGGGGAATCGGCGCGGACAACTTTGGGCGGTATTTTTCGCGTTACAAGGCAGTGGAATGCCCCGAGGACGTGGAGGACCCGCACAGTTGGCCCGTCAAGGCGCTGGCGGAGTGGGGCGCCGTAGGATTGACCGGGATGTTCGCCGTTTTCCTCGGCGTGAGCCTGCGGTTGGCGAAAGGTGAAGGCAAGCCGGACCGTATTCTCCTCGTTGGTTCGCACGTTGTTGAAGCCGATCAAGCCGGCGGATCGATCGTCCTCTGGACCGGCGCGATCGGCGCCATCGTATTCGCATCGTGGGCGGCACTGCTCGCAGGCTCGCCCCAGGACTTCACGATCTTGGTGCTCTATCTGCCGGCGATTCTCTGGGTCATCAGCTCCATCACCGTGTCGTGCGAATCGAGCGCGTCCCGCTTTGTGGCGAATGACGTGCCCGGACCGATGCTCACGACGTTGTGTGCCGGAATGATCGGATTCCTGATTCACACGGGGATCGACCTCGCGATGTTCCAGGGCGGCGCGGCGACGACGTTCTTCGCCATAATGGCCGTTGCGCTGGCGGTGCGCGATGCGCGATGGGAGTCAACTGATCGCGTCGTCGTCCCTTCGCCGAAGAAAAGTGCGGGCGTCGTGGTGGGGGCATTCGGATTTGTTGGAATTGTCTTGTTCGTCGCGTTCGTTGTACGGCCCATGGCCATTGCCGGCGCTGCTCTGCAGGAGGCTCGAACGAGCGGCAAGGGGAACTTGTGGGAGGAGTATCAGAATTCTGGAGGATATCAGGCGTACATACGGGCGATCGACGCCTGGCCGCTCGATGGGACGGCCGTTGACGAGTTGGTCGAGGAACTCACGCGCCGGGCGTCAACGATTGAGCAGGTCGATTTCGCGGCCGAATATGCAAGAATGCTCCAGACCCGGGATCCGCAGAACGCCTCGACCCATCACTATCTCGCGACCCTTTATTTTCGCCGTTTTAGCCGCACCAACGATCCGGCCGATAGGGACCGATCCATCGCTTCGATGCTGCGAGCCGTCGAGATGTACCCCACGTCGCCGAACAGGCGGCTGGTACTCGCGACGCTGTACGAACAATTCGCGCGGCTCACCGATTCGCCGGAACTGCGAAGATTGGCCGCGGCGGAATTGCAAAATGCCCTGGACCTGGACGATCGACGAATTTATGTCTCGGCCCCTAACCGGTTGGGCGCGGAGAACCGCGCGGCGATTCAAGATCGCCTGTCGCAACTTGCGGTTCCCACCTCGCAACCCTAA
- the lysA gene encoding diaminopimelate decarboxylase — translation MDHFQYQSGELFCEGVPISQISDAIGTPVYIYSAATLLRHYDAVAAAFAAVDPLICYSIKSCGNFHICRLLRERGAGFDVVSGGEVVRALAAGGEPAKIVFAGVGKTDEEIERAIDANIGWFNIESEAELENLIAIARRRGISVSAALRVNPDVDPKTHRYTSTGKKETKFGVDLDRARRVFDHYGRQDSVRLRGIHLHIGSPVNTVEPYVAAIQKGLALIDELRTCGFLIDMLDIGGGFGAHYKGSEAPPAVRYAEAIVPLLAPYAGQGATKPRLQIIMEPGRSIAANAGILVTRVLYLKKSGERDFLIIDAGMNDLIRPALYEAYHFIWPVRPATGFVTNERGECVNLPGLTPMDVVGPVCESGDFFAHERMLPPMQRGDLVAIFTAGAYGMVMASHYNSRPNPPEVLVEGDGYRVIRRRETYEDLLLPEQT, via the coding sequence ATGGACCACTTTCAATATCAGAGCGGCGAGCTTTTTTGCGAAGGCGTACCTATCTCGCAAATATCCGACGCCATCGGTACCCCCGTCTACATCTATTCGGCCGCCACGCTCCTGCGTCATTACGACGCCGTCGCCGCCGCCTTCGCCGCCGTTGATCCGTTGATTTGTTACTCCATAAAGAGCTGTGGCAACTTCCATATCTGTCGCTTGCTCCGCGAGCGCGGCGCCGGATTTGACGTGGTCTCCGGAGGAGAAGTCGTCCGCGCGCTCGCGGCGGGGGGGGAACCCGCCAAAATCGTCTTCGCCGGGGTCGGCAAGACCGACGAAGAAATCGAACGGGCCATCGACGCGAATATTGGCTGGTTCAATATCGAGTCCGAGGCCGAACTGGAGAATCTGATCGCCATCGCCCGTCGGCGCGGCATCTCGGTGAGCGCCGCCCTCCGAGTCAATCCCGACGTAGACCCCAAGACCCACCGGTATACCAGCACCGGCAAGAAAGAGACGAAATTCGGCGTCGATCTCGATCGTGCCCGCCGCGTCTTCGATCATTACGGCCGTCAAGATTCGGTCCGCCTTCGCGGCATCCATCTGCACATCGGCTCGCCGGTCAATACCGTCGAACCGTATGTCGCGGCCATTCAAAAGGGTCTCGCGCTCATCGACGAGCTTCGCACGTGCGGGTTCCTGATCGATATGTTGGACATCGGCGGCGGTTTCGGCGCGCACTACAAGGGCAGCGAGGCTCCGCCCGCGGTTCGCTACGCCGAGGCGATCGTGCCGCTTCTCGCTCCCTATGCGGGACAGGGCGCGACCAAACCGCGATTGCAAATCATCATGGAGCCCGGCCGGTCGATCGCCGCCAATGCCGGCATTCTGGTGACGCGGGTACTTTACCTGAAGAAGTCCGGCGAGCGGGATTTTCTCATCATCGACGCGGGGATGAATGACCTGATCCGACCGGCCCTTTATGAGGCCTATCACTTCATCTGGCCCGTCCGCCCGGCGACGGGTTTCGTCACAAACGAGCGCGGCGAATGTGTTAACCTCCCCGGCCTCACTCCCATGGACGTCGTCGGCCCGGTCTGCGAAAGCGGCGACTTTTTCGCCCACGAGCGGATGCTGCCGCCGATGCAGCGCGGCGACCTCGTCGCTATTTTCACCGCCGGGGCCTACGGCATGGTCATGGCCAGCCACTACAACAGCCGGCCCAATCCGCCGGAGGTTCTCGTCGAAGGTGACGGTTATCGCGTCATCCGCCGACGGGAGACGTACGAGGACCTATTGTTGCCCGAACAGACTTAG
- a CDS encoding MraY family glycosyltransferase, with amino-acid sequence MMNTTSWPYAALVIGALLSFAGTLIVRSWAARRGFVDVPGGRKAHPRPVALGGGIAILFAVVVPMLAAVAAARLFGQDRPAWMPAEFHQHIGGLLAKTPMALAIAAAATAICILGLIDDARPLPAGLKFLVQLAIALALVVGCNLRLLSHLHPAISTALSVLWILTLTNSLNFLDNMDGLAAGVGMIAAGVFAMTAQGAGQVFVPACCWLLAGALMGFLPLNFYPASIYLGDAGSLLVGLLLAVFTILTTFASPVQGQHPVGVIAPLVVMAVPLYDTLSVIFLRARTGAPIWSGDRRHFSHRLVSRGMSERQAVLVIWLATLVTALPALLLPTASWTLAWGIGLQTVLVVALVALLESAGRP; translated from the coding sequence ATGATGAACACAACGTCCTGGCCCTACGCCGCGCTCGTGATCGGGGCGCTGCTGTCGTTCGCGGGGACGCTCATCGTCCGTTCCTGGGCAGCGCGCCGCGGGTTTGTCGATGTGCCCGGTGGACGCAAAGCGCATCCCCGGCCGGTCGCGCTGGGCGGAGGAATCGCGATTCTCTTCGCCGTCGTGGTCCCGATGCTCGCGGCGGTCGCGGCAGCGCGGCTCTTTGGACAGGATCGACCGGCGTGGATGCCGGCGGAGTTTCACCAACACATCGGCGGGCTTCTGGCGAAAACACCGATGGCCCTGGCCATCGCGGCCGCGGCGACGGCGATCTGCATCCTTGGGTTGATCGACGATGCGCGACCGCTGCCGGCGGGGTTGAAGTTCCTCGTCCAACTGGCGATCGCGTTGGCCCTGGTCGTCGGCTGCAACCTGCGCTTGTTGTCGCACCTGCACCCGGCGATCTCGACGGCGCTTTCGGTGCTGTGGATTCTCACGCTGACGAACTCGCTCAATTTCCTGGACAACATGGACGGTCTGGCGGCGGGCGTGGGGATGATCGCCGCCGGAGTCTTCGCCATGACGGCCCAGGGCGCGGGGCAGGTGTTCGTGCCGGCGTGCTGTTGGCTGCTGGCGGGGGCCCTGATGGGGTTCCTGCCGCTGAATTTCTATCCGGCCAGCATCTATCTGGGCGATGCGGGAAGCCTGCTCGTCGGTCTACTTCTTGCGGTCTTCACCATCCTGACGACGTTTGCCTCGCCGGTACAGGGCCAGCATCCCGTCGGCGTGATCGCACCCCTCGTGGTCATGGCGGTACCGCTCTATGACACTCTCAGCGTCATCTTTCTTCGCGCCCGGACCGGTGCGCCGATCTGGAGCGGCGATCGGAGGCACTTCTCCCACCGTCTCGTGTCGCGCGGAATGAGCGAGCGGCAGGCCGTGCTGGTGATCTGGTTGGCTACGCTGGTGACGGCACTGCCGGCGCTGCTCCTGCCGACGGCGAGCTGGACGTTGGCGTGGGGGATCGGCCTTCAGACGGTGCTGGTCGTCGCGCTCGTGGCGCTATTGGAAAGCGCGGGGCGACCGTGA
- a CDS encoding S46 family peptidase, with translation MRQSTIVLSGIVMLLTNTLAHADEGMWPLNHLPTQTLQKKYGFTPDEAWLKHVQRASVRVGEGGSASFVSPDGLLMTNHHVASDVIADLSDEKHDYIKDGFYAPTRDKELKCPHLELDVLMEIEPVTDRVNAGTEKMSPADALAARKKAKAEIEKEAKERTGLQPQVVELYNGARYDLYLYKRYTDVRLVFAPESEIAFFGGDPENFEYPRFNLDVSFLRAYEDGKPAKTPDYLKWSATGPKDGELTFISGHPGRTQRLYTVDHLRFLRDVHIPLILNAYNQREVALMLFSQRSAEQKRIAKDDLFGIQNGRKAYGGILAGLLDAKLMDLKERAEKELRAFIDEDAARAKEYGEAFDKLSAALNNVRSFYAEYFLIENRRAGLCRLFSIASKLVRAAEEKAKPDGERLEEYRDANLPSLEGDLFSAAPIYPELDQYKLEDSLIRLGRALGGDHPYVQAAFGGKSAAALAAELVGGTKLLDVAVRKKLYEGGSAAIAESKDAMIRYAAELDPPARKIRKRYEDEFESIEKDAYAELAKARFEKYGQTVYPDATFTLRLAIGTVKGYEEAGRKIPPMTSYAGLYDLAAKHENTDPYHLPKRWEERKDKLDLSVPFNFVTTNDIIGGNSGSPIFNRKAEVVGIVFDGNIHGLIWDFQFSDELGRAVGVHSQAIIEALRKVYDAGALADEILGK, from the coding sequence ATGCGCCAGTCCACCATCGTACTTTCGGGGATCGTCATGTTGCTCACCAATACGCTTGCCCACGCCGACGAAGGCATGTGGCCGCTCAATCACCTGCCGACACAAACGCTTCAGAAAAAGTACGGCTTCACGCCCGACGAGGCCTGGCTCAAGCACGTCCAGCGGGCCAGCGTCCGCGTCGGCGAGGGCGGGTCGGCCTCCTTCGTCTCGCCCGACGGCCTGCTCATGACCAACCACCACGTCGCCTCCGACGTGATCGCCGATCTTTCCGACGAGAAGCACGACTACATCAAGGACGGCTTCTACGCCCCGACCCGCGACAAGGAACTCAAGTGCCCGCACCTCGAACTCGACGTACTCATGGAGATCGAGCCGGTCACCGACCGAGTAAATGCCGGGACGGAGAAGATGTCCCCCGCCGACGCGCTGGCCGCGCGCAAGAAGGCCAAGGCCGAAATCGAAAAGGAGGCCAAGGAGCGGACGGGCCTGCAACCTCAAGTTGTCGAACTGTACAACGGCGCCCGGTACGACCTCTACCTCTACAAACGCTACACCGACGTGCGGCTGGTCTTCGCGCCGGAGTCGGAGATCGCCTTTTTTGGCGGCGACCCGGAGAATTTTGAGTACCCGCGCTTCAACCTCGATGTCTCTTTCCTCCGTGCGTACGAGGACGGCAAGCCCGCCAAAACGCCGGACTATCTCAAGTGGAGCGCGACCGGCCCCAAGGACGGCGAACTGACGTTCATCTCCGGCCACCCCGGTCGGACCCAGCGGCTCTACACCGTCGATCACCTCCGCTTCCTGCGCGACGTGCACATCCCGCTCATCCTCAACGCGTACAACCAGCGCGAGGTCGCGCTGATGCTCTTTTCCCAACGCAGCGCCGAGCAAAAGCGGATCGCCAAGGATGATCTGTTCGGCATCCAAAACGGCCGCAAGGCCTACGGCGGCATCTTGGCCGGTCTGCTCGATGCGAAGCTGATGGACCTCAAGGAGCGGGCGGAGAAGGAGTTGCGAGCGTTTATCGACGAGGACGCGGCGCGGGCGAAGGAGTACGGCGAGGCGTTTGACAAGCTCTCAGCAGCGCTCAACAACGTGCGCTCGTTCTACGCGGAATATTTCCTCATCGAGAACCGCCGGGCGGGCTTGTGCCGGCTCTTTTCCATCGCCTCGAAACTGGTCCGCGCCGCCGAGGAAAAGGCCAAGCCTGACGGCGAGCGGTTGGAGGAGTATCGAGACGCCAACCTCCCGTCGCTGGAGGGCGATCTTTTTTCCGCCGCGCCGATCTACCCCGAACTCGACCAGTACAAGCTGGAGGACAGCCTCATCCGCCTGGGCCGCGCGCTGGGCGGCGATCATCCATACGTTCAGGCGGCCTTCGGCGGCAAGAGCGCGGCGGCTCTCGCGGCGGAACTCGTCGGCGGAACGAAACTGCTCGACGTGGCTGTTCGCAAAAAGCTCTACGAAGGCGGCTCGGCGGCGATCGCCGAGAGCAAGGATGCCATGATCCGCTACGCCGCGGAACTCGACCCGCCCGCCCGCAAGATCCGCAAACGCTACGAGGACGAATTCGAGAGCATCGAGAAGGACGCCTACGCCGAACTTGCCAAAGCGCGCTTCGAGAAGTACGGCCAGACCGTCTATCCCGATGCAACCTTCACCCTCCGCCTCGCCATCGGAACGGTCAAGGGATACGAAGAGGCGGGCCGCAAGATTCCGCCGATGACGTCCTACGCCGGTCTCTACGACCTGGCCGCCAAGCACGAGAACACCGACCCTTATCACCTGCCCAAGCGTTGGGAGGAGCGCAAGGACAAGCTCGACCTGTCCGTACCGTTCAACTTCGTCACGACGAACGACATCATCGGCGGCAACTCCGGCAGCCCGATCTTCAACCGCAAGGCGGAAGTGGTCGGCATCGTCTTCGACGGCAACATCCACGGCCTGATCTGGGACTTCCAGTTCAGCGACGAACTCGGCCGCGCCGTGGGCGTCCACAGCCAGGCGATCATCGAGGCGTTGCGAAAGGTGTACGACGCCGGTGCCTTGGCGGATGAGATTCTCGGGAAGTGA
- a CDS encoding 5-formyltetrahydrofolate cyclo-ligase — translation MKKELRTKLRAQLAEIPLSEIQNRSRRAAQRLFAEPEYRRAEIMMIYLSLPHEADTTEIVLQAWQDRKKVVAPQVSWDSRQMVPVEIHDLDGDVASNQIGIREPIHGLPIPISLIDLVIVPGLGFDPFGNRLGRGRGFYDRFLGKPEFKGIPCGFALEPQLVASIPAGPLDQKVRMLVTDEMVRRFDP, via the coding sequence GTGAAAAAGGAACTTCGGACCAAACTGCGGGCCCAACTGGCGGAAATCCCCCTCTCCGAGATACAGAATCGCTCGCGGCGGGCGGCCCAGCGGCTCTTCGCCGAGCCGGAATACCGTCGCGCCGAGATCATGATGATCTACCTGTCGCTGCCGCACGAGGCGGACACGACGGAGATCGTCCTCCAGGCCTGGCAGGACCGCAAAAAAGTCGTCGCCCCGCAGGTCAGTTGGGACAGCCGCCAGATGGTCCCCGTCGAGATCCACGACTTGGACGGCGACGTCGCCAGCAACCAGATCGGCATCCGCGAACCCATCCACGGCCTGCCGATCCCCATCAGCCTGATCGACCTCGTCATCGTCCCCGGTCTGGGCTTCGACCCCTTCGGCAACCGCCTCGGCCGCGGTCGGGGGTTCTACGATCGCTTCCTGGGCAAGCCCGAGTTCAAAGGTATCCCCTGCGGCTTCGCCCTGGAGCCGCAGCTCGTCGCCTCCATCCCCGCCGGCCCGCTGGACCAGAAGGTGCGGATGCTGGTGACGGATGAGATGGTCCGGCGGTTTGATCCGTAG
- the fabG gene encoding 3-oxoacyl-[acyl-carrier-protein] reductase, translating to MGSLEGKVSLVTGASRGIGRAIAIALAEAGSDVALTYVAQRKPAEEVASQIHKLGRKAIVYKTDVSLPEDDDALVAQLKKDFKAINIVVNNAGITRDKSFVKMDRPMWHEVLNVNLTGPAMIIHRLVKPMIDAGWGRIINITSIVGQMGNFGQANYAAAKGGLIALTKTLAREFAKKGVTVNAVAPGFIETDMTAEVPAASLDVVKAMTPMGRLGKPEEVAAAVVFLASPEASFITGEILGVNGGMYM from the coding sequence ATGGGAAGTCTAGAGGGAAAAGTCAGTCTGGTGACCGGGGCATCGCGGGGGATCGGCCGGGCAATCGCCATCGCCCTGGCAGAGGCGGGTTCGGACGTCGCCTTGACCTATGTCGCCCAACGAAAACCGGCCGAGGAAGTCGCGTCGCAGATTCACAAGCTGGGCCGTAAGGCGATCGTCTACAAGACCGACGTCTCTCTGCCGGAGGATGACGACGCCCTCGTCGCCCAACTCAAAAAGGACTTCAAGGCGATCAACATCGTCGTCAACAACGCCGGCATCACCCGTGACAAATCCTTCGTCAAGATGGACCGCCCCATGTGGCACGAAGTCCTGAACGTCAACCTGACCGGCCCGGCCATGATCATCCACCGCCTCGTCAAGCCCATGATCGATGCCGGCTGGGGACGAATCATCAACATCACCAGCATCGTCGGTCAGATGGGCAACTTCGGTCAGGCCAACTACGCCGCCGCCAAGGGCGGTCTCATCGCCCTCACAAAAACCCTCGCCCGCGAATTCGCCAAGAAGGGCGTCACGGTCAACGCCGTCGCCCCCGGCTTCATCGAGACGGACATGACCGCCGAAGTCCCCGCCGCCTCGCTGGACGTGGTCAAGGCGATGACGCCCATGGGCCGCCTGGGCAAGCCGGAAGAAGTCGCCGCCGCCGTCGTGTTTCTCGCGTCGCCTGAGGCCTCGTTCATTACGGGGGAAATCCTCGGGGTCAACGGCGGGATGTACATGTAG